One part of the Nocardioides zeae genome encodes these proteins:
- a CDS encoding VOC family protein, with product MPLHHTIDYVELSVGDLGASTSFYADAFGWRTTSYGPGYTGFHDDPGSDHEGGGLALDDERPGRPLVLLYSADLDATLAAVEAAGGTVTQGPYSFPGGRRFHFTDPTGNELGVWSER from the coding sequence ATGCCTCTCCACCACACGATCGACTACGTCGAGCTGTCCGTCGGCGACCTCGGTGCCTCGACGAGCTTCTACGCCGACGCGTTCGGCTGGCGCACGACGAGCTACGGGCCGGGCTACACGGGCTTCCACGACGATCCCGGCAGCGACCACGAGGGCGGCGGCCTCGCGCTGGACGACGAGCGTCCGGGTCGCCCGCTCGTGCTGCTCTACTCGGCCGACCTCGACGCCACCCTGGCCGCGGTGGAGGCGGCGGGCGGAACGGTGACGCAGGGCCCGTACTCCTTCCCCGGTGGCCGCCGGTTCCACTTCACCGACCCCACCGGCAACGAGCTGGGGGTGTGGTCCGAGCGCTGA
- a CDS encoding response regulator, translating into MTSPLALVVDDDDDIRLLVELALTSFAGWRVVTATDGREAVAAAREHRPSVVLMDVMMPEMDGLAAAATLLGDPATADIPIVLVTAKLTVPGEPEPWADLAVAGVIAKPFDPVGLADQVRVLVGW; encoded by the coding sequence ATGACCTCCCCCCTCGCGCTCGTCGTGGACGACGACGACGACATCCGGCTCCTCGTCGAGCTGGCGCTGACGTCGTTCGCCGGCTGGCGGGTCGTGACGGCGACCGACGGGCGCGAGGCGGTCGCAGCGGCGCGGGAGCACCGGCCGTCCGTCGTGCTGATGGACGTGATGATGCCGGAGATGGACGGCCTGGCTGCAGCGGCGACCCTGCTGGGGGACCCGGCGACCGCCGACATCCCCATCGTGCTGGTGACGGCGAAGCTGACGGTGCCCGGCGAGCCGGAGCCCTGGGCGGACCTCGCCGTGGCGGGCGTCATCGCCAAGCCGTTCGACCCGGTCGGCCTCGCCGACCAGGTGCGGGTGCTCGTCGGCTGGTAG
- a CDS encoding pyruvoyl-dependent arginine decarboxylase, with product MSPHDDAPTTPSGGGAPLVISVRSATGTGQTPLSAFDDALHAAGVGDLNLIPLSSVVPPSAEIRRGDHSPFPATHGDRLYCVLSVAHAELRGASAWAGIGWTHGGEKGGYFVEHHGGSSESVQELIRLTLTDMAERRGIPVGEIHQEIVGVHCDDLPVCAVVVAAYEARGWGAAW from the coding sequence GTGAGTCCCCACGACGACGCCCCCACCACGCCGAGCGGTGGGGGAGCGCCCCTGGTCATCTCGGTGCGGTCCGCGACCGGCACCGGACAGACCCCCCTGTCGGCCTTCGACGACGCGCTGCACGCCGCGGGCGTGGGCGACCTCAACCTCATCCCCCTCTCCTCGGTCGTGCCGCCGAGCGCGGAGATCCGTCGCGGCGACCACAGCCCGTTCCCGGCCACGCACGGCGATCGCCTCTACTGCGTGCTGTCCGTGGCCCACGCCGAGCTGCGCGGGGCGTCCGCCTGGGCCGGCATCGGGTGGACCCACGGGGGCGAGAAGGGTGGCTACTTCGTCGAGCACCACGGCGGCAGCTCGGAGTCGGTGCAGGAGCTGATCCGGCTGACGCTGACCGACATGGCCGAGCGGCGCGGGATCCCGGTGGGGGAGATCCACCAGGAGATCGTGGGCGTGCACTGCGACGACCTGCCGGTCTGCGCGGTCGTCGTCGCGGCGTACGAGGCCAGGGGCTGGGGCGCCGCGTGGTGA